The following proteins come from a genomic window of Sphaerisporangium rubeum:
- a CDS encoding glucose 1-dehydrogenase yields the protein MNGGSVNGAGGDGLLGCGDPFRLDGRVLVVTGSGQGIGRAIGARAAERGATVVGLDRDAGHGQKAADALAATGAEAAFLQCDMADPDQIEAAFERIADRYGQVDILVNNAAAGSHTPPADLTLDEWQHVVDVNVTGYLLAAQAAGALMIAGGRGGSIVNMSSIGGSSALGRGNFAYSITKGAVNQLTRELAVEWAAYGIRVNAIQPCQVRTEGIGSLLADQRFDGGKVENRFVAGIPLGRLAEPSDIAAVAVFLGSDAAGFVTGVILPVDGGNLALNAGGTIGSARTAESATR from the coding sequence GTGAACGGCGGCTCTGTCAACGGCGCAGGCGGCGACGGCTTGCTCGGCTGCGGCGACCCGTTCCGCCTCGACGGCCGGGTGCTCGTGGTGACCGGCTCGGGTCAAGGCATCGGCCGTGCGATCGGGGCCCGCGCCGCCGAACGCGGCGCCACCGTCGTCGGCCTGGACCGCGACGCCGGCCACGGCCAGAAGGCGGCCGACGCGCTCGCCGCCACCGGCGCCGAAGCCGCCTTCCTCCAGTGCGACATGGCGGACCCGGACCAGATCGAGGCCGCGTTCGAGCGGATCGCCGACCGGTACGGCCAGGTCGACATCCTCGTGAACAACGCGGCGGCCGGCAGTCACACCCCGCCGGCCGACCTGACGCTCGACGAGTGGCAGCACGTCGTGGACGTCAACGTCACCGGCTACCTGCTCGCCGCGCAGGCCGCCGGAGCACTGATGATCGCCGGCGGCCGTGGCGGCTCGATCGTCAACATGAGCTCGATCGGCGGCTCCAGCGCGCTCGGCCGCGGCAACTTCGCCTACAGCATCACCAAAGGCGCGGTGAACCAGCTCACCAGGGAACTCGCCGTCGAGTGGGCCGCGTACGGCATCCGCGTCAACGCCATCCAGCCGTGCCAGGTCCGCACCGAAGGCATCGGCTCACTGCTCGCCGACCAGCGCTTCGACGGCGGCAAGGTGGAGAACCGGTTCGTGGCCGGCATCCCCCTCGGCCGGCTCGCCGAGCCGTCCGACATCGCCGCGGTCGCGGTGTTCCTCGGCAGCGACGCCGCCGGTTTCGTCACCGGCGTCATCCTCCCGGTGGACGGCGGCAACCTGGCACTCAACGCCGGCGGCACCATCGGCTCGGCCCGCACGGCCGAGAGCGCCACCCGATGA
- a CDS encoding FadR/GntR family transcriptional regulator: MSTVGIPGEQVKMVTARPRTGTRQQRLIQERVKELIFDRGLRPGDALPTESDLLRELDVSRASLREALKALEALEIVEVRHGHGMFVGRMSMDALVHGLVFHGLLNQRQDVGAAVDLVDVRDILECALVRRIATTIDEDGIARLEAIVERMEDLGRRGEPIVAEDRRFHEELYAPLGNRLVMQLLRAFWEVLEELRPELPGSRRSSPAEDAHHHRLILERLRFRDPMGAEMAMREHFVGTHAWLNPAATVEHEAQSGS, from the coding sequence ATGTCTACCGTAGGGATCCCAGGGGAGCAGGTCAAGATGGTGACGGCACGGCCTCGCACGGGCACGCGACAGCAGCGGCTCATCCAGGAGCGCGTCAAGGAGCTCATCTTCGACCGCGGCCTGCGGCCCGGCGACGCGCTCCCGACCGAGAGCGACCTCCTGCGTGAGCTGGACGTGTCCCGCGCGTCGCTGCGCGAGGCGCTCAAGGCCCTGGAGGCCCTGGAGATCGTCGAGGTGCGGCACGGCCACGGCATGTTCGTCGGCCGCATGTCGATGGACGCGCTGGTCCACGGCCTGGTCTTCCACGGCCTGCTGAACCAGCGCCAGGACGTCGGCGCCGCCGTCGACCTCGTGGACGTCCGCGACATCCTGGAGTGCGCACTGGTCAGGCGTATCGCCACCACGATCGACGAGGACGGCATCGCGCGCCTTGAGGCCATCGTCGAGCGCATGGAGGACCTCGGCCGGCGCGGCGAGCCGATCGTCGCCGAGGACCGGCGTTTCCACGAGGAGCTCTACGCGCCTCTCGGGAACCGCCTGGTCATGCAGCTGCTGCGCGCGTTCTGGGAGGTCCTTGAGGAGCTGCGTCCCGAGCTGCCTGGTTCGCGCAGGTCCTCCCCCGCCGAGGACGCGCACCACCACCGGCTGATCCTGGAACGCCTCCGCTTCCGCGACCCGATGGGTGCGGAAATGGCCATGCGCGAGCACTTCGTCGGAACGCACGCCTGGTTGAACCCGGCCGCCACGGTCGAGCACGAGGCTCAGAGCGGCTCCTGA
- a CDS encoding 2-oxo acid dehydrogenase subunit E2, whose amino-acid sequence MTEIYIPVLGMAPDEVLLVSWLKNPGDEVAAGEPVALVETAKAELEVESPEDGVLGPHLYPAASHIQPGATISHVLAPGESPPQETPAVPETAMSSGTAEAPAETEAPVVETPAVAVEAPAETATETVAEAVTEIPAEAGTRTSSAVNGDAGGRRPHELSPRRRRLAFEAAAAGPATAGTGPAAETGPAVAATAAAAHTPAAAATGAGSSAVQAPAATGTVRPPAGTAATGTVQPPAATTATDAGTPAPVAAKQDVPQDLDRHRAAIARSVSLSWQTIPHFTVTREIRMEPALDTLKGWKIVLPRLTLTDFLLRAFALALTERQGTTDVALGLAVATERGVVIPVLPSVPHQDLAALSTARWAAAERAQQGRMVASDGLTPAGTLSNLGSRGVDSFTGVVPYGQSALLTVGRAAQRPVVQDGALAVGTTMQATLNVDHRYWDGHHAAEVLERLAAILATPTLLTGSGIVQEGRQS is encoded by the coding sequence ATGACCGAGATCTACATCCCGGTCCTCGGCATGGCCCCCGACGAGGTCCTCCTGGTGAGCTGGCTCAAGAATCCCGGTGACGAGGTCGCCGCGGGGGAGCCGGTCGCGCTGGTCGAGACCGCGAAGGCCGAGCTGGAGGTCGAGAGCCCGGAGGACGGCGTACTCGGGCCGCACCTCTACCCGGCTGCCAGCCACATCCAGCCCGGCGCGACGATCAGCCACGTCCTGGCCCCTGGCGAGAGCCCTCCGCAGGAGACCCCTGCCGTGCCGGAGACGGCCATGTCCTCCGGTACGGCCGAGGCGCCGGCGGAGACCGAGGCCCCGGTGGTGGAGACACCGGCCGTGGCGGTGGAGGCCCCCGCCGAGACGGCGACGGAGACCGTCGCCGAGGCGGTCACAGAGATCCCCGCCGAGGCGGGAACGCGGACATCGTCCGCCGTGAACGGCGACGCCGGCGGCCGGCGTCCCCATGAGCTGAGTCCGCGCCGGCGCCGTCTGGCCTTCGAGGCCGCCGCGGCCGGCCCCGCCACGGCGGGGACCGGTCCGGCTGCGGAGACCGGTCCGGCCGTGGCGGCGACCGCCGCGGCGGCGCACACTCCTGCTGCCGCGGCGACCGGCGCGGGCTCTTCGGCCGTCCAGGCGCCGGCCGCGACCGGAACCGTCCGACCCCCCGCAGGGACAGCCGCGACCGGAACCGTCCAACCCCCGGCGGCGACCACCGCGACCGATGCCGGGACGCCGGCCCCCGTGGCCGCGAAGCAGGACGTGCCGCAGGACCTCGACCGGCACCGGGCCGCCATCGCCAGGTCGGTGTCCCTCTCCTGGCAGACCATCCCGCACTTCACGGTCACCCGCGAGATCCGCATGGAGCCGGCCCTGGACACCCTCAAGGGCTGGAAGATCGTCCTCCCCCGCCTGACCCTGACCGACTTCCTGCTCCGCGCCTTCGCACTCGCGCTCACCGAGCGGCAGGGAACCACCGACGTCGCACTCGGCCTCGCCGTCGCCACCGAGCGCGGCGTCGTCATCCCGGTGCTGCCGTCGGTCCCGCACCAGGACCTCGCCGCGCTGTCCACCGCACGCTGGGCCGCGGCCGAGCGCGCGCAGCAGGGCCGCATGGTCGCGAGCGACGGCCTGACCCCCGCAGGCACCCTGTCCAACCTCGGCAGCCGCGGCGTGGACAGCTTCACCGGCGTCGTCCCGTACGGCCAGAGCGCGCTGCTCACGGTCGGCCGCGCGGCGCAGCGTCCCGTGGTCCAGGACGGCGCGCTCGCGGTCGGCACCACCATGCAGGCCACCCTCAACGTCGACCACCGGTACTGGGACGGACACCACGCCGCCGAGGTGCTCGAACGGCTCGCCGCGATCCTCGCCACCCCCACGCTCCTCACCGGATCCGGCATCGTGCAAGAAGGAAGGCAATCATGA
- a CDS encoding amidohydrolase family protein produces MDVAGLVAIDVHTHAEVSREGHRSLSDELFEASAKYFKGAARPSISEMAAYYRERRMAAVVFTVDAEHATGHPAISNEEVAESCAEHADVLIPFASVDPWKGVGGAREVRRLVRDHGVRGFKFHPSLQGMAPNDPVAYPLYEAIEEAGVPALFHTGQTGIGAGVPGGGGVRLKYSDPMLVDDVAVDFPELRIVLAHPSFPWQDEALAVATHKPYVYIDLSGWSPKYFPPQLVRYANTLLKDKVLFGSDYPLITPDRWLADFDTLDIKPEVRPRILKDNAVRLLGLGG; encoded by the coding sequence ATGGATGTCGCCGGGTTGGTCGCCATCGATGTGCACACTCATGCGGAGGTTTCGCGGGAGGGGCACAGGTCGTTGAGTGATGAGTTGTTCGAGGCTTCGGCGAAGTACTTCAAGGGGGCCGCGCGGCCGTCCATCTCTGAGATGGCGGCGTACTACCGGGAGCGGCGGATGGCCGCGGTGGTGTTCACGGTGGACGCGGAGCACGCTACGGGGCATCCGGCGATCTCCAATGAAGAGGTGGCGGAGAGTTGCGCGGAGCATGCCGATGTGTTGATCCCGTTCGCGAGTGTGGATCCCTGGAAGGGGGTGGGTGGGGCTCGGGAGGTGCGGCGGCTGGTCCGGGATCACGGGGTGCGGGGGTTCAAGTTCCATCCGAGTCTGCAGGGGATGGCGCCTAACGATCCGGTGGCTTATCCGTTGTACGAGGCCATCGAGGAGGCGGGGGTGCCTGCCCTGTTCCACACGGGGCAGACGGGGATCGGGGCGGGGGTGCCGGGGGGTGGGGGTGTGCGGTTGAAGTACTCGGATCCGATGCTGGTGGATGACGTCGCGGTGGATTTTCCTGAGTTGCGGATCGTGCTGGCGCATCCGTCGTTTCCGTGGCAGGACGAGGCGCTGGCGGTGGCGACGCACAAGCCCTACGTGTACATCGACCTGTCGGGGTGGTCGCCGAAGTACTTCCCGCCGCAGCTCGTGCGGTACGCGAACACGTTGCTCAAGGACAAGGTGCTGTTCGGGTCGGACTATCCGCTGATCACGCCTGATCGGTGGCTGGCGGACTTCGACACGCTTGACATCAAGCCGGAGGTCCGGCCGCGGATCCTCAAGGACAACGCGGTGCGGCTGCTGGGGCTCGGCGGCTGA
- a CDS encoding SDR family oxidoreductase, whose product MGRFEGRTVLVTGAGSGIGFHMASRFREEGAVVYAADLNPGGCPDGTTALPLDVTSESQIRETIDRVLAGTGRLDVLCNNAGVGSTTGPVDCTAEEWDHVFAVNARGVFLGTKYALPAMLAQGKGAIVNTASAAGQVGLVDRTAYGASKGAVIAFTKQVAVQYAGTGVRCNCLVPGTVDSPWVGRLLDASADPATARQNLVARQPVGRLGRPAEIAEAALYLASDDADFITGTELVIDGGLLAR is encoded by the coding sequence GTGGGTCGATTCGAGGGCCGTACCGTGCTCGTCACCGGCGCCGGGTCCGGCATCGGGTTCCACATGGCGTCCCGGTTCCGCGAAGAAGGAGCCGTCGTGTACGCGGCCGACCTCAACCCCGGCGGCTGTCCGGACGGCACCACCGCGCTGCCTCTCGACGTCACCTCGGAGTCGCAGATCCGTGAGACCATCGACCGGGTACTCGCCGGCACCGGCCGCCTCGACGTCCTGTGCAACAACGCCGGCGTCGGCTCGACCACCGGCCCCGTCGACTGCACCGCCGAGGAGTGGGACCACGTCTTCGCCGTCAACGCGCGCGGCGTCTTCCTCGGCACCAAGTACGCGCTCCCCGCCATGCTCGCTCAAGGCAAAGGCGCCATCGTCAACACCGCCTCGGCCGCCGGCCAGGTCGGCCTCGTCGACCGCACCGCGTACGGCGCCAGCAAGGGTGCCGTCATCGCCTTCACCAAACAGGTGGCCGTCCAGTACGCCGGCACCGGCGTCCGCTGCAACTGCCTCGTCCCCGGCACCGTCGACTCCCCCTGGGTGGGCCGCCTCCTCGACGCCTCCGCCGACCCGGCCACGGCCCGCCAGAACCTGGTGGCCCGCCAGCCGGTGGGCCGCCTCGGCCGACCCGCCGAGATCGCCGAAGCCGCTCTCTACCTGGCCTCCGACGACGCCGATTTCATCACCGGCACCGAACTCGTCATCGACGGCGGCCTGCTGGCCCGGTGA
- a CDS encoding thiamine pyrophosphate-dependent dehydrogenase E1 component subunit alpha, which produces MTIATSGPDLDGTPQAELLDWLSDMLLIRRFEEVADELTLRGKVPGGMHAAIGQEAVAVGAVRGLRSDDIVSGTHRSHHHALAKGLPVGGVLAELFGKATGVVGGRGGSMHLADFERGMWGSNGIVGAGLGIAMGAALGQVVKGSDQVALGFFGDGGANTGRVWEFVNLAAVWKLPLIAVCENNVYAVETMSSQVTGGESVAARAAGFGLPSHQIDGQDVVAVYHAVREAAERGRSGGGPTFLELLTYRYRGHNSGEVIRYRTEDEVTRWRTSKDPIERFCARLTEQGLLDPDELDRRTSAAHAQVDDAVRFAEESPWPDPSTAAENVSAWTRSGR; this is translated from the coding sequence ATGACCATCGCGACGTCCGGCCCGGACCTGGACGGAACCCCGCAGGCGGAACTGCTCGACTGGCTGTCCGACATGCTGCTCATCCGCCGCTTCGAGGAGGTCGCCGACGAGCTGACGCTGCGCGGCAAGGTCCCCGGTGGCATGCACGCGGCGATCGGCCAGGAGGCGGTGGCGGTCGGCGCGGTCCGTGGGTTGCGGTCCGACGACATCGTGTCCGGCACGCACCGTTCGCACCATCACGCGCTCGCCAAGGGCCTGCCGGTCGGCGGGGTGCTCGCCGAGCTGTTCGGCAAGGCCACCGGTGTGGTCGGCGGTCGCGGCGGCTCGATGCACCTGGCCGACTTCGAGCGCGGCATGTGGGGCAGCAACGGCATCGTCGGCGCGGGGCTCGGCATCGCCATGGGTGCGGCGCTCGGCCAGGTCGTCAAGGGCTCCGACCAGGTCGCGCTCGGGTTCTTCGGCGACGGCGGCGCCAACACCGGCCGCGTGTGGGAGTTCGTGAACCTCGCCGCGGTGTGGAAGCTGCCGCTCATCGCGGTCTGCGAGAACAACGTGTACGCGGTGGAGACCATGTCCAGCCAGGTCACCGGCGGCGAGTCGGTCGCCGCGCGGGCCGCGGGCTTCGGCCTGCCGTCCCACCAGATCGACGGCCAGGACGTGGTCGCCGTCTACCACGCCGTACGTGAGGCCGCCGAGCGCGGCCGGTCAGGCGGCGGCCCCACCTTCCTGGAACTGCTCACCTACCGCTACCGGGGACACAACAGCGGCGAGGTGATCAGGTACCGCACCGAGGACGAGGTCACGCGGTGGCGTACCTCCAAGGACCCGATCGAACGATTCTGCGCCAGGCTCACCGAGCAGGGCCTGCTGGACCCCGACGAGCTCGACCGCCGTACATCAGCCGCGCACGCTCAGGTCGACGACGCCGTGCGCTTCGCCGAGGAGTCACCATGGCCGGACCCCTCCACCGCCGCAGAGAACGTCTCCGCGTGGACCAGGAGCGGACGATGA
- a CDS encoding Ldh family oxidoreductase, with protein MTTAIPPGSETPGAPAPDPVVLTADRLTAFSATLMEGLGTPGDLARQVAESLVSANLAGHDSHGVIRLPWYAEFADRGLAVPDARPRVVRSEGATAVVDGHRGWGQPAALFAVDHAADLAGRFGAAVVTIRNCNHVGRIGEYVELLAARGLPSVMWCNADPAVAPYGGARRMLGTNPFAAGVPTGDGPPVIVDFATAAVAEGKLRVVRAAGGTVPEGLIQDAEGRPSTDPEAFYAGGSLLPFGGHKGFGLSVLVELLGGALSGNHPSCLPEYVWGNGVVLIVMRPGAFVPEHDYTADAHDATEALRATPPAQGFDTVRLPGDPERATRASREKSGIPIPAPVWHELRALAVRLDLTESDLPGI; from the coding sequence ATGACGACCGCCATCCCCCCGGGGTCAGAAACCCCGGGGGCCCCCGCGCCTGACCCTGTGGTGCTGACCGCCGACCGGCTGACTGCTTTCTCGGCAACCCTCATGGAAGGCCTCGGCACCCCCGGCGACCTGGCCCGCCAGGTCGCCGAGTCCTTGGTCTCGGCCAACCTGGCGGGTCACGACTCGCACGGCGTGATCAGGCTCCCCTGGTACGCCGAGTTCGCCGACCGCGGCCTCGCCGTACCGGACGCGCGTCCGCGGGTGGTCAGAAGCGAAGGCGCGACCGCCGTGGTGGACGGCCACCGCGGCTGGGGACAACCGGCCGCGTTGTTCGCCGTGGATCACGCCGCCGACCTCGCCGGCCGGTTCGGCGCCGCCGTCGTCACCATCAGGAACTGCAACCACGTCGGCCGCATCGGCGAGTACGTCGAACTGCTCGCGGCGCGCGGCCTGCCGTCCGTCATGTGGTGCAACGCCGACCCGGCGGTCGCGCCGTACGGCGGCGCGCGCCGCATGCTCGGCACCAACCCGTTCGCCGCAGGCGTCCCGACCGGCGACGGCCCTCCCGTGATCGTCGACTTCGCCACCGCCGCCGTCGCCGAAGGCAAACTCCGCGTCGTCCGCGCCGCCGGCGGCACCGTCCCGGAAGGCCTCATCCAGGACGCCGAAGGCCGTCCGTCCACCGACCCCGAAGCCTTCTACGCCGGCGGCTCACTCCTGCCGTTCGGCGGACACAAGGGCTTCGGCCTGTCCGTCCTCGTGGAACTGCTCGGTGGCGCGCTGTCCGGCAACCACCCCTCCTGCCTGCCGGAGTACGTCTGGGGCAACGGCGTCGTCCTGATCGTCATGCGACCCGGAGCCTTCGTCCCCGAGCACGACTACACGGCCGACGCACACGACGCCACCGAGGCCCTGCGCGCCACACCCCCGGCCCAGGGCTTCGACACGGTCCGGCTTCCCGGCGACCCCGAACGCGCCACCCGTGCGTCTCGTGAGAAATCCGGCATCCCGATTCCCGCACCGGTATGGCATGAACTGCGCGCTCTGGCCGTCCGGCTCGACCTCACCGAGAGCGACCTTCCCGGCATCTAG
- a CDS encoding ATP-binding protein yields the protein MSYSICDSDRVRTVHIEAKPDHLLRLARLKDPAGAVAEMIWNALDAEAHNVSVEVEVNEIGGVESVVVTDDGHGMPNASCAHYFEGLGGSWKATAKVSPDLRRGLHGHSGQGRLRAFALGEQVQWITVAQAADGRMQRTVISGVADRPADFEISEPVLVSGATGTRVEASVPAGYVNRLTQDDTAQQLTSTFAPFLAANPGVRISYQGDVLDPATVWTDTAEYPVPWSGSGGYPEPLLRVIGWPKNVGRVLALCDANGVVLDESSPGIQAPGYHFTAYLLWDGFVERRDDLPLAEMDELSGLLECARERLRAHFKKRDMERRVRLIQEWKNEGTYPYSGEPVEPAQAVEREMFDEVATRIARRLPGAAQSKRTTLRLLRAVISRDPGGLYPVLDELFRLPQAEQDELKRILQRTSLSQVIKATGEVGDRLDFLAALRKLVFEPDVSRTVKERSELHKILERETWIFGDAYALMISDQSLDAVLRRHLKELGREPEDGRLDPVRREDGRRGIVDLLLGRAHRGNSGREHLIVELKAPKVKIGQVEVAQIKSYAQAVVNDPQFRDPRVRWDFWVVSTEMDDIVRRDASAPNLPPGCIAEWEGGVRIWARTWSEIIDDCEDRLHFYRDRLNQDPASEHAMEYLRRVHGAAAPETVMAG from the coding sequence GTGAGCTACTCGATCTGCGATAGTGACCGCGTGCGGACCGTTCACATCGAAGCCAAACCCGACCACCTGCTGCGACTCGCTCGCCTCAAGGACCCGGCAGGGGCCGTGGCGGAAATGATCTGGAACGCGTTGGACGCGGAGGCGCACAACGTCAGCGTCGAGGTCGAGGTCAACGAGATCGGTGGCGTGGAGTCGGTCGTCGTCACCGACGACGGCCACGGCATGCCGAACGCCTCGTGCGCGCACTACTTCGAAGGGCTCGGCGGTTCGTGGAAGGCCACCGCCAAGGTTTCCCCTGATCTGCGACGCGGACTGCACGGCCACAGCGGCCAGGGACGGCTCCGGGCCTTCGCGCTCGGCGAGCAGGTTCAATGGATCACCGTGGCGCAGGCGGCCGACGGCCGGATGCAGCGCACGGTCATCAGCGGCGTGGCGGACCGGCCCGCGGACTTCGAGATCTCCGAACCTGTCCTCGTGTCCGGCGCGACCGGGACGAGAGTGGAGGCTTCCGTCCCCGCCGGTTACGTCAACCGGCTCACTCAGGACGACACCGCGCAGCAGCTCACCTCGACGTTCGCTCCCTTCCTAGCGGCCAATCCCGGGGTGCGGATCAGCTACCAGGGTGATGTCCTGGACCCTGCCACCGTCTGGACCGACACAGCCGAGTATCCGGTGCCTTGGTCAGGTTCAGGCGGTTATCCCGAACCGCTGCTGCGTGTCATCGGGTGGCCGAAGAACGTGGGACGTGTGCTGGCGCTCTGTGACGCCAACGGTGTCGTGCTCGACGAGTCCTCCCCAGGCATACAGGCACCGGGCTATCACTTCACGGCCTATCTGCTGTGGGACGGCTTCGTGGAGCGGCGTGACGATCTGCCGCTCGCTGAGATGGACGAGCTCAGTGGGTTGCTGGAGTGCGCACGGGAAAGGTTGCGTGCGCACTTCAAGAAACGCGACATGGAGCGGCGGGTCAGGCTCATCCAGGAGTGGAAGAACGAGGGCACCTATCCGTACTCGGGTGAACCTGTAGAGCCGGCGCAGGCCGTCGAACGAGAGATGTTCGACGAGGTGGCGACGAGGATAGCGCGGCGCCTGCCGGGGGCGGCTCAGAGCAAGCGGACCACGTTGCGGCTGCTTCGTGCGGTTATTTCACGGGACCCTGGCGGGCTGTATCCGGTGCTGGACGAGTTGTTCCGGCTGCCGCAGGCGGAGCAGGACGAGCTCAAGCGGATCCTTCAGCGGACCAGTCTGTCGCAGGTCATCAAGGCGACCGGGGAAGTGGGGGATCGGCTCGACTTCCTTGCCGCTCTGCGGAAGTTGGTCTTCGAGCCGGACGTGAGCAGGACCGTGAAGGAACGGAGCGAACTCCACAAGATCCTGGAACGCGAGACTTGGATCTTCGGCGACGCCTATGCACTGATGATCAGCGACCAGAGCCTCGACGCCGTACTGAGGCGTCACCTCAAGGAACTGGGACGCGAGCCGGAGGATGGTCGGCTCGATCCGGTACGGCGAGAGGACGGCAGAAGAGGAATCGTCGACCTGCTTCTCGGTCGCGCTCACCGGGGTAACTCTGGCAGGGAACACCTCATCGTCGAACTGAAGGCTCCGAAGGTGAAGATCGGCCAGGTGGAGGTCGCGCAGATCAAGAGCTATGCGCAGGCGGTCGTCAACGATCCTCAGTTCCGTGACCCGCGTGTGCGCTGGGACTTCTGGGTCGTCTCCACCGAGATGGACGACATCGTGAGACGCGACGCCAGCGCGCCGAACCTGCCTCCGGGATGTATCGCCGAGTGGGAAGGCGGAGTCCGCATCTGGGCCCGTACCTGGAGCGAGATCATCGACGACTGCGAGGATCGCCTCCACTTCTACCGTGACCGGCTGAACCAGGATCCGGCGTCCGAGCATGCCATGGAGTACCTGCGTCGGGTCCATGGTGCGGCGGCGCCGGAGACGGTCATGGCCGGATAG
- a CDS encoding alpha-ketoacid dehydrogenase subunit beta produces MAGPLHRRRERLRVDQERTMSADVSYSTAFQQGVREEMQRDKTVFVLGTDLFDRGGHFAQVKGLGDQFGRTRVRDSPISEAAMVAAGVGAALAGTRPLVDLNFMDFAYGAMDEIANQAAKLRYMWGSPVPLVIRATSGVAQGGAQHNNSLEPWFSGLPGLSVVSPYRPYDVKGLIKSALRGSDPVIFMMHKKLTGARGPVGDDTELVDIGSAHVARRGTDVTVVSYSYGVRLATQAAEALAQDGVSAEVIDLRTLYPLDTATIVESVRRTGRVVVVDEAPRYGGMAAEIVTSITESAFWYLDQPVHRVTGAHTPIPHSPALLDAILPTEADVVRAVRQVLADGPQEAR; encoded by the coding sequence ATGGCCGGACCCCTCCACCGCCGCAGAGAACGTCTCCGCGTGGACCAGGAGCGGACGATGAGCGCCGACGTCAGTTACTCCACCGCGTTCCAGCAAGGTGTGCGCGAGGAGATGCAGCGCGACAAGACAGTGTTCGTGCTCGGCACGGACCTCTTCGACAGAGGCGGCCACTTCGCGCAGGTCAAGGGCCTCGGCGACCAGTTCGGCCGCACCCGCGTGCGGGACTCGCCGATCTCCGAGGCGGCCATGGTGGCGGCCGGCGTCGGCGCGGCGCTCGCCGGCACGCGTCCGCTGGTGGACCTCAACTTCATGGACTTCGCCTACGGCGCCATGGACGAGATCGCCAACCAGGCCGCCAAGCTGCGGTACATGTGGGGCTCGCCGGTCCCGCTGGTCATCCGCGCCACCTCCGGTGTGGCGCAGGGCGGCGCGCAGCACAACAACAGCCTTGAGCCGTGGTTCTCCGGTCTGCCGGGCCTGAGCGTCGTGTCGCCGTACCGGCCGTACGACGTCAAGGGCCTGATCAAGTCGGCGCTGCGCGGCAGCGACCCGGTGATCTTCATGATGCACAAGAAGCTCACCGGGGCCCGTGGCCCGGTCGGCGACGACACCGAGCTCGTGGACATCGGCTCGGCGCACGTCGCGCGGCGCGGCACCGACGTCACCGTGGTGAGCTACAGCTACGGCGTGCGCCTCGCGACGCAGGCCGCCGAGGCGCTCGCGCAGGACGGCGTGTCCGCCGAGGTCATCGACCTGCGCACGTTGTACCCGCTGGACACCGCCACCATCGTCGAGTCGGTCCGGCGCACCGGCCGGGTCGTCGTGGTGGACGAGGCCCCGCGGTACGGCGGCATGGCCGCCGAGATCGTCACCAGCATCACCGAATCGGCGTTCTGGTACCTGGACCAGCCGGTCCACCGGGTCACCGGCGCGCACACCCCCATCCCGCACAGTCCCGCTCTGCTCGACGCGATCCTCCCCACCGAGGCCGACGTGGTGCGCGCGGTGCGGCAGGTACTCGCCGACGGACCTCAGGAGGCCCGATGA
- a CDS encoding fumarylacetoacetate hydrolase family protein, protein MKLVSFRTAQQERYGVVREDGTVADPRLADPSLPADLCDLLADRDALRRAADAAAGADSAGKLADLDLLPAVPHPGKIICIGVNYAEHAAETDTEAPPYPTVFAKFTNALSAHGSPIVVPAESGEIDYEAELAVVIGATARHVSEDDALDHVAGYAPFNDVTARDWQVRTTQWDLGKSFDTFGPIGPYITTADEIGDPQDLTLRLTIDGEVLQEASTSDMIFPVRTLVSYLSSVITLNPGDVIATGTPSGVGMARDPKRWLRPGDVVRVEISGLGALENPVVDGGTA, encoded by the coding sequence ATGAAGCTCGTCAGTTTCCGCACCGCGCAGCAGGAGCGGTACGGCGTGGTGCGGGAGGACGGCACCGTGGCCGACCCGCGGCTCGCCGACCCGTCGCTGCCTGCGGACCTTTGCGACCTGCTCGCCGACCGGGACGCGCTGCGCCGCGCCGCCGACGCCGCGGCCGGCGCCGACAGCGCCGGCAAGCTCGCCGACCTGGACCTGCTGCCGGCGGTGCCGCACCCTGGCAAGATCATCTGCATCGGCGTCAACTACGCCGAGCACGCCGCCGAGACCGACACCGAGGCGCCGCCGTACCCGACGGTGTTCGCCAAGTTCACCAACGCGCTCAGCGCGCACGGCAGCCCCATCGTGGTCCCCGCCGAGTCCGGCGAGATCGACTACGAGGCCGAGCTCGCCGTGGTGATCGGCGCGACCGCGCGGCATGTCTCCGAGGACGACGCGCTGGACCACGTCGCCGGCTACGCGCCGTTCAACGACGTGACCGCGCGCGACTGGCAGGTGCGCACCACGCAGTGGGACCTCGGCAAGAGCTTCGACACCTTCGGCCCCATCGGGCCGTACATCACCACCGCCGACGAGATCGGCGACCCGCAGGACCTCACGCTGCGGCTCACCATCGACGGCGAGGTGCTCCAGGAGGCCAGCACCAGCGACATGATCTTCCCGGTGCGCACGCTCGTGTCGTACCTGAGCAGCGTCATCACCCTCAACCCCGGTGACGTCATCGCCACCGGCACCCCGTCAGGTGTCGGCATGGCCCGCGACCCGAAGCGCTGGCTGCGTCCCGGTGACGTGGTCCGTGTGGAGATCAGCGGCCTCGGCGCGCTGGAGAACCCCGTGGTGGACGGCGGTACGGCGTGA